In the genome of Mycobacterium kansasii ATCC 12478, one region contains:
- a CDS encoding TetR/AcrR family transcriptional regulator, which translates to MPTVTWARVDPARRAAIVEAAEAEFGAHGFSNGSLNVIARRARVAKGSLFQYFADKRDLYAYIADIGSQRVRSYMENLIRELDPSRPFFEFLTDLLDGWVAYYAEHPRERALHAAATLEVDTDARISVRSVIHRHYLEVLRPLVRDAQNRGHLRADADIDVLLSLLLLLFPHLALAPYMRGLDPVLGLDEPTPEQPALAVRRLVAVLAAAFSPRLVTEPQEVT; encoded by the coding sequence ATGCCGACGGTGACATGGGCGCGCGTCGACCCGGCTCGCCGGGCGGCCATCGTGGAAGCCGCCGAGGCCGAGTTCGGGGCGCACGGTTTTTCCAACGGCAGCCTGAACGTCATCGCCCGGCGCGCGCGGGTCGCCAAGGGCAGCCTGTTCCAGTACTTCGCGGACAAGCGCGACCTCTACGCCTACATCGCCGACATCGGCAGCCAGCGGGTGCGCTCCTACATGGAGAACCTCATCCGCGAGCTCGATCCCAGCCGGCCGTTCTTCGAATTTCTCACCGACCTGCTCGACGGCTGGGTCGCCTACTACGCCGAGCACCCGCGCGAACGTGCCCTTCATGCCGCGGCGACGCTGGAGGTCGACACCGACGCCCGCATCAGCGTGCGGAGCGTCATTCATCGTCATTACCTGGAAGTGCTGCGGCCGTTGGTGCGCGATGCGCAAAACCGTGGTCACTTGCGCGCCGATGCCGACATCGACGTGTTGTTGTCCCTGCTGCTGCTGCTCTTTCCGCACTTGGCGCTGGCGCCCTACATGCGCGGTCTGGACCCCGTGCTGGGGCTCGACGAACCCACGCCCGAGCAGCCGGCGCTGGCCGTGCGCAGGCTGGTCGCGGTCCTGGCGGCGGCCTTCTCCCCGAGACTCGTCACCGAACCTCAGGAGGTCACATGA
- a CDS encoding phosphotriesterase produces MSELNTARGPIDTADLGVTLMHEHVFIMTTEVVQNYPDAWGDEDKRVADAVARLNELKSRGVDTIVDLTVIGLGRYIPRIARVAAQTELNIVVATGLYTYNDVPFCFHYLGPGTQLDGPETMTDLFVRDIEQGIADTGIKAGILKCATDEPGITPGVERVLRAVAQAHKRTGVPISTHTHAGLRRGLEQQRIFEEEGVDLSRVVIGHSGDSTDVGYLEELIAAGSYLGMDRFGLDVILPFEDRVNIVAQMCERGHADKMVLSHDANCYFDALPEALLPVAAPNWNYLHIHNDVIPALKQRGVTDEQLHTMLVDNPRRIFERQGAYE; encoded by the coding sequence GTGTCAGAACTCAATACCGCCCGCGGGCCGATCGATACCGCCGATCTCGGCGTCACGCTCATGCACGAGCACGTATTCATCATGACCACCGAAGTCGTGCAGAACTATCCCGACGCCTGGGGAGACGAGGACAAGCGGGTGGCAGATGCGGTCGCCCGGCTCAACGAGTTGAAATCCCGGGGCGTGGACACCATCGTCGACCTGACGGTGATCGGTCTGGGGCGCTATATCCCGCGCATTGCCCGGGTTGCCGCGCAGACCGAGCTGAACATCGTCGTCGCCACCGGCTTGTACACCTACAACGACGTGCCGTTCTGTTTCCACTATCTCGGGCCGGGCACGCAGCTCGACGGCCCGGAGACGATGACCGACCTGTTCGTGCGCGACATCGAGCAGGGCATCGCCGACACCGGTATCAAGGCCGGCATTCTCAAGTGCGCCACCGACGAACCGGGCATCACCCCCGGGGTCGAGCGGGTGTTGCGCGCCGTCGCACAGGCGCACAAGCGCACCGGGGTGCCGATTTCCACCCACACCCATGCCGGATTGCGCCGCGGGCTGGAGCAGCAGCGCATCTTCGAAGAGGAGGGCGTCGACCTCAGCCGGGTGGTCATCGGGCACTCGGGCGACAGCACCGACGTCGGCTACCTCGAAGAACTCATCGCAGCGGGCTCCTACCTCGGGATGGACCGGTTCGGCCTCGACGTCATCCTGCCCTTCGAGGACCGGGTGAACATCGTGGCGCAGATGTGCGAGCGGGGCCACGCCGACAAGATGGTGCTCTCCCACGACGCCAACTGCTACTTCGATGCGCTGCCCGAGGCGCTGCTGCCGGTCGCCGCCCCGAACTGGAATTACCTGCACATCCACAACGACGTGATCCCCGCCTTGAAGCAGCGCGGTGTCACCGACGAGCAGCTGCACACCATGCTTGTGGACAACCCACGCCGGATTTTCGAGCGGCAGGGCGCTTACGAGTAG
- a CDS encoding glycosyltransferase family 4 protein: protein MSGLRSVLLLCWRDTGHPQGGGSETYLQRIGAQLVASGIKVTLRTARYPGAPRHDVIDGVRISRAGGRYSVYVWALVAMALARFRLGPLRRVRPDVVVDTQNGLPFLARLLYGRRTVVLVHHCHREQWPVAGPVLGRLGWFVESKLSPRLNRHNQYVTVSLPSARDLVALGVDNGRIAVVRNGLDEAPAQTLSVPRAATPRVVVLSRLVPHKRIEDALDAVAELRRRNPGIPGLHLDVVGGGWWRQRLVDHVNRLGISDAVTFHGHVDDLTKHHVLQSSWVHLLPSRKEGWGLAVVEAAQHSVPTIGYRSSGGLSDSIIDGVTGILVDSHRELVDRLEQLLSDPILRDQLGAKAQVRSGEFSWQQSAEAMRTVLETVLAEDRLSGVV from the coding sequence ATGTCTGGACTGCGCTCGGTGTTGCTGCTGTGCTGGCGCGATACCGGGCATCCCCAGGGCGGTGGCAGCGAAACCTATTTGCAGCGCATCGGCGCGCAGCTGGTCGCATCCGGTATCAAGGTCACGTTGCGTACCGCCCGCTATCCGGGGGCCCCACGACACGACGTCATCGACGGGGTGCGGATCAGCCGCGCCGGTGGCCGCTATTCGGTGTACGTGTGGGCGCTGGTGGCGATGGCACTGGCGCGGTTCCGGTTGGGCCCGCTGCGCCGGGTCCGGCCGGACGTGGTGGTCGACACCCAAAACGGTCTGCCGTTTCTAGCCCGGCTCTTGTATGGGCGTCGCACGGTGGTGCTGGTCCACCATTGTCATCGCGAGCAGTGGCCGGTGGCCGGCCCGGTGCTCGGTCGGCTGGGCTGGTTCGTCGAATCGAAGTTGTCGCCGCGGCTCAACCGGCACAACCAGTACGTGACTGTGTCGTTGCCGTCGGCGCGTGATCTGGTCGCCCTGGGTGTGGATAACGGGCGGATCGCGGTGGTCCGCAACGGACTCGACGAGGCGCCGGCGCAGACGTTGTCCGTTCCGCGCGCGGCCACGCCGCGGGTGGTGGTGCTGTCGCGGCTGGTACCGCACAAGCGGATCGAGGATGCGCTGGACGCCGTGGCGGAGCTACGGCGACGAAACCCTGGGATACCGGGTCTGCACCTCGACGTGGTCGGTGGCGGCTGGTGGCGGCAGCGACTCGTCGACCACGTGAACCGGCTCGGCATTTCCGACGCGGTGACTTTCCATGGTCACGTCGACGACCTCACCAAACACCATGTGTTGCAAAGCTCTTGGGTACACCTGTTGCCGTCGCGCAAGGAGGGGTGGGGTCTGGCGGTGGTGGAGGCGGCCCAGCACAGCGTGCCCACGATCGGGTATCGATCCTCCGGCGGTCTGTCCGACTCGATCATCGACGGGGTGACCGGCATCCTTGTGGACAGCCACCGCGAACTGGTGGACCGGCTCGAACAACTGCTTTCCGATCCGATCCTGCGCGATCAACTCGGCGCCAAGGCGCAAGTGCGTAGCGGCGAATTCTCTTGGCAACAAAGCGCCGAAGCCATGCGCACGGTGCTCGAAACGGTGCTGGCGGAAGACCGCCTCAGCGGCGTGGTGTAA
- a CDS encoding NADP-dependent succinic semialdehyde dehydrogenase: MPIATINPATGETVKTFTPATREEVDAAIARADERFADYRHTSYAQRAQWANATADLLEAEADETAAVMTLEMGKTLTSARAEVLKCAKGFRYYAENTEALLADEPADAAKVGAAKAYTRYQPLGVVLAVMPWNFPLWQAVRFAAPALMAGNVGLLKHASNVPQCALYLADVIARGGFPDGCFQTLLVPSSAVEDILRDPRVAAATLTGSEPAGQSVGAIAGHEIKPTVLELGGSDPFIVMPSADLDKAVQTAVTARVQNNGQSCIAAKRFIAHADIYDAFVDKFVERMAALRVGDPTDPETDVGPLATESGRDEIAKQVDDAAAAGAVIRCGGKAPDRPGWFYPPTVITDITKDMALYTEEVFGPVASVYRAADIDEAIEIANATTFGLGSNAWTRDEAEQQRFVDEIEAGQVFINGMTVSYPELPFGGIKRSGYGRELSGHGIREFCNAKAVWVG, translated from the coding sequence GTGCCCATCGCCACCATCAACCCCGCCACCGGAGAGACCGTAAAGACCTTCACACCGGCGACCCGCGAAGAAGTCGACGCCGCGATCGCGCGCGCCGATGAGCGGTTCGCCGACTACCGCCATACCAGCTACGCGCAACGCGCCCAGTGGGCCAACGCCACCGCCGACCTGCTCGAGGCCGAGGCCGACGAGACCGCGGCGGTGATGACGCTCGAGATGGGCAAGACGCTGACCTCGGCGAGGGCCGAGGTGCTCAAGTGCGCCAAGGGATTTCGCTACTACGCCGAGAACACCGAAGCGTTGCTCGCCGACGAGCCGGCCGACGCGGCGAAGGTCGGGGCCGCCAAGGCCTACACCCGCTATCAACCGCTGGGGGTGGTGCTGGCCGTAATGCCCTGGAACTTCCCGCTGTGGCAGGCGGTTCGGTTCGCCGCGCCCGCCCTCATGGCGGGCAACGTGGGTTTGCTGAAGCACGCGTCGAACGTGCCGCAGTGCGCGTTGTATCTCGCCGACGTCATCGCCCGCGGCGGGTTCCCCGACGGTTGCTTCCAGACGTTGCTGGTCCCGTCCAGCGCGGTGGAAGACATCCTGCGGGATCCGCGGGTGGCCGCGGCCACGTTGACCGGCAGCGAACCGGCCGGCCAGTCGGTGGGCGCCATCGCCGGCCACGAGATCAAACCCACCGTGCTAGAGCTCGGCGGCAGCGACCCGTTCATTGTGATGCCCTCCGCCGACCTCGACAAGGCGGTGCAGACGGCCGTCACGGCCCGGGTGCAGAACAACGGCCAATCCTGCATCGCCGCAAAGCGGTTCATCGCGCACGCCGACATCTACGACGCCTTCGTCGACAAGTTCGTCGAGCGGATGGCTGCGCTGCGGGTCGGTGACCCGACCGACCCGGAGACCGACGTGGGTCCGCTGGCCACCGAGTCGGGCCGCGACGAGATCGCCAAACAGGTCGACGACGCCGCGGCGGCCGGCGCGGTGATCCGCTGCGGCGGTAAGGCCCCGGACCGGCCGGGCTGGTTCTACCCCCCGACGGTGATCACCGACATCACCAAGGACATGGCGCTCTACACCGAGGAGGTCTTCGGGCCCGTCGCCTCGGTGTACCGGGCTGCCGACATCGACGAAGCGATCGAGATCGCCAACGCCACGACCTTCGGGCTGGGGTCCAACGCCTGGACCCGCGACGAGGCCGAGCAACAGCGCTTCGTCGACGAGATCGAGGCCGGGCAGGTCTTCATCAACGGCATGACGGTGTCCTACCCGGAATTGCCGTTCGGCGGCATCAAGCGGTCCGGCTACGGTCGGGAACTTTCCGGACACGGGATCCGCGAGTTCTGCAACGCCAAAGCCGTCTGGGTCGGCTGA
- a CDS encoding R2-like ligand-binding oxidase, whose product MTRTRSGSLAAGGLNWNSLPLKLFAGGNAKFWDPADIDFSREREDWDRLTDTERDYAIRLCAQFVAGEEAVTEDIQPFMAAMRAEGRLADEMYLTQFAFEEAKHTQVFRMWLDSVGVTGDLHGYLDDLPSYRQMFYDELPECLSALTTDPSPAAQVRASVTYNHIVEGMLALTGYYAWHKICVERGILPGMQRLVRHISDDERRHMAWGTFTCRRHVAANDANWTVFEERMNELIPLALQLTQDGFALYGDPMPFDLSVEEFMTYSSDKGMRRFGTISSARGRPVGEIDLDYTPVQLEDTFAEEDQRALAAASA is encoded by the coding sequence ATGACACGGACACGCTCAGGCTCGCTGGCTGCCGGCGGTCTCAACTGGAACAGCCTGCCGTTGAAGTTGTTCGCCGGCGGCAACGCCAAATTCTGGGATCCGGCCGACATCGACTTCTCCCGCGAGCGCGAGGACTGGGATCGGCTGACCGACACCGAACGCGACTATGCCATCCGGCTGTGCGCCCAGTTCGTCGCCGGTGAGGAAGCCGTGACCGAGGACATTCAGCCGTTCATGGCCGCCATGCGGGCTGAGGGGCGACTCGCTGACGAGATGTATCTGACCCAGTTCGCGTTCGAGGAGGCCAAGCACACCCAGGTGTTCCGCATGTGGCTGGACTCCGTCGGCGTAACCGGGGACCTGCATGGCTATCTCGACGACCTGCCGTCCTACCGGCAGATGTTCTACGACGAGCTGCCGGAATGCCTCAGCGCGTTGACCACTGATCCGTCGCCGGCCGCCCAGGTCCGGGCATCGGTGACCTACAACCACATCGTCGAGGGCATGCTCGCGCTCACCGGTTACTACGCGTGGCACAAGATCTGTGTGGAGCGCGGCATTCTTCCCGGGATGCAGCGGTTGGTACGGCACATCAGCGACGACGAGCGCCGCCACATGGCGTGGGGGACCTTCACCTGCCGGCGCCATGTCGCCGCGAACGACGCCAACTGGACGGTGTTCGAAGAGCGGATGAACGAGCTGATCCCGCTGGCCCTGCAACTCACCCAGGACGGCTTCGCCCTCTATGGGGATCCGATGCCCTTCGACCTGTCGGTGGAGGAGTTCATGACGTATTCCAGCGACAAGGGTATGCGGCGCTTCGGGACGATCAGCAGCGCTCGCGGCCGCCCGGTCGGCGAAATCGACCTCGACTACACGCCGGTGCAACTCGAGGACACCTTCGCCGAGGAGGATCAGCGGGCCCTGGCTGCGGCCTCGGCCTAG
- a CDS encoding acyl-CoA dehydrogenase has protein sequence MLLNPNRLQRKYPDQRSAEIMQATVDFFESRGKARLKHDDHERVWYSDFLDHIGRERIFASLLTPSEYGADDCRWDTYRISEFAEIIGFYGLSYWYPFQVTALGLGPIWMSDNEDAKRKAAAQLEQGEVFAFGLSEQAHGADVYQTDMILTPSEHGWVANGEKYYIGNANVARMVSTFGKIDDSSGNPEYVFFAADSQHDRYELKKNVVNSQNYVANYALHDYPVTEADLLHRGMGAFHAALNTVNVCKYNLGWGAVGMCTHAMYEAITHAANRHLYGTVVTDFSHVRRLLTDAYARLVAMRLVATRASDYMRSASADDRRYLLYSPLTKAKVTSEGERVIIALWDVIAAKGVEKDTFFETVAREIGLLPRLEGTVHINIGLLGKFMPNYLFAPDAALPLISRRDDAADDTFLFNQGPTGGLGKVRFHNWRASFDSYAHLPNVALLREQVDVLAEMLASATPDAAQQKDIDFAFGVGQLFATVPYAQLILEEAPLSGVDEALIDEIFGLLVRDFNSYAVELHDKSATTDEQARFAMRMIRRPVHDPARYDRIWKEHVLPLNGAYEMRP, from the coding sequence ATGCTGCTCAATCCCAACCGCCTGCAACGCAAATATCCCGACCAGCGTTCGGCGGAGATCATGCAGGCCACCGTGGACTTCTTCGAGTCCCGGGGAAAGGCACGCCTCAAGCACGACGACCACGAGCGGGTGTGGTACTCGGACTTTCTCGACCACATCGGGCGGGAACGGATCTTCGCTTCGCTGCTGACCCCGTCCGAATACGGCGCCGACGACTGCCGCTGGGACACCTACCGGATCAGCGAGTTCGCCGAGATCATCGGCTTCTACGGGCTGAGCTACTGGTACCCGTTCCAGGTCACCGCCCTGGGCCTGGGCCCGATCTGGATGAGCGACAACGAGGACGCCAAGCGTAAGGCCGCCGCCCAGCTCGAACAGGGCGAGGTGTTTGCTTTCGGGCTGTCGGAGCAGGCCCACGGCGCCGACGTCTACCAGACCGACATGATCCTGACGCCGTCAGAACACGGCTGGGTCGCCAACGGCGAGAAGTACTACATCGGCAACGCCAACGTCGCCCGGATGGTCTCCACCTTCGGCAAGATCGACGACTCGTCCGGCAACCCGGAGTACGTCTTCTTCGCCGCCGACTCCCAGCATGACCGGTATGAGCTGAAGAAGAACGTGGTCAATTCGCAGAACTACGTGGCGAACTACGCATTGCACGACTACCCGGTCACCGAGGCCGACCTGCTGCACCGCGGCATGGGCGCCTTCCACGCCGCGCTCAACACGGTCAACGTCTGCAAGTACAACCTGGGCTGGGGTGCCGTCGGCATGTGCACCCACGCCATGTATGAGGCGATCACCCACGCCGCTAACCGGCACCTGTATGGGACCGTCGTCACCGACTTCAGTCACGTGCGCCGGCTGCTGACCGACGCCTACGCGCGCCTGGTCGCGATGCGCCTGGTGGCCACCCGGGCCAGCGACTACATGCGCAGCGCGTCGGCGGACGACCGTCGCTACCTGCTGTACAGCCCGTTGACCAAGGCCAAGGTCACCAGCGAGGGTGAGCGCGTCATCATCGCCTTGTGGGACGTCATCGCGGCCAAGGGCGTGGAGAAGGACACCTTCTTCGAGACCGTGGCCCGCGAGATCGGGCTGCTGCCGCGGCTGGAGGGCACCGTCCACATCAACATCGGGCTGCTCGGCAAGTTCATGCCCAACTACCTGTTCGCCCCCGATGCCGCGCTACCGCTGATCTCGCGCCGAGACGACGCGGCCGACGACACCTTCCTGTTCAACCAGGGGCCCACCGGCGGCCTGGGCAAGGTGCGCTTCCACAATTGGCGCGCTTCCTTCGACAGCTACGCCCACCTGCCCAACGTCGCGCTGCTGCGCGAGCAGGTCGACGTGCTCGCCGAGATGCTGGCGTCGGCCACCCCGGATGCCGCCCAGCAAAAGGACATCGACTTCGCGTTCGGAGTGGGACAGCTCTTTGCGACGGTGCCCTACGCCCAGCTCATCCTGGAGGAGGCGCCGCTGTCGGGTGTGGACGAGGCGCTGATCGATGAGATCTTCGGCTTGCTGGTGCGCGACTTCAACAGCTACGCAGTTGAGCTCCACGACAAGTCGGCCACCACGGACGAGCAGGCGCGGTTCGCCATGCGGATGATCCGCCGTCCTGTCCATGACCCGGCGCGTTACGACCGGATCTGGAAGGAACACGTGCTGCCGCTCAACGGCGCGTACGAGATGCGGCCCTGA
- a CDS encoding acyltransferase family protein: MVTDSQRVGGTRSFLPAVEGMRACAAMGVVVTHAAFQTGHSSGVAGRLFGRFDLAVAVFFALSGFLLWRGHAAAARDAGPRPRTGHYLRSRAVRIMPAYVVAVVVILSLLPDADHASPTVWLANLTLTQIYVPLTLTGGLTQMWSLSVEVTFYLALPVLALLARRIPVGARVPAIGALGVSSWAWAWIPVHTDSGLNPLNWPPAFFSWFAAGMLLAEWAHSPIGWPHRLARRRVFMAVVAVLAYLVAASPLAGPAGLVLGSPTQFAVKTAMGALVAWALVAPLVLDRPTTPHRLLGSTAMVTLGRWSYGLFIWHLAALDMVFPVLGVFPFTGHLPAVLALTLIFGFAIAAVSYALVESPCREALRRWEKSAKHIEPQDVDREADAIAP; this comes from the coding sequence ATGGTGACCGATAGCCAGCGGGTGGGCGGGACGCGCAGCTTCCTGCCCGCCGTCGAGGGTATGCGCGCATGCGCGGCGATGGGCGTGGTCGTCACCCATGCCGCATTCCAGACCGGGCATTCGAGTGGTGTCGCCGGCCGGCTGTTCGGCCGGTTCGATCTGGCCGTGGCGGTGTTTTTCGCGCTGTCGGGATTCCTGCTGTGGCGCGGGCACGCGGCGGCGGCACGAGATGCCGGACCACGCCCACGTACGGGTCACTATCTGCGATCGCGGGCGGTCCGTATCATGCCGGCATACGTGGTGGCAGTGGTCGTGATCCTGTCCCTGCTGCCCGACGCCGATCACGCCAGCCCGACTGTGTGGCTGGCCAACCTGACGCTGACCCAGATCTATGTCCCGCTCACCTTGACCGGCGGCCTGACCCAGATGTGGAGCTTGTCCGTCGAGGTCACCTTCTACCTGGCGCTGCCCGTGCTCGCCTTGCTGGCCCGCCGCATTCCCGTCGGCGCGCGGGTGCCGGCGATCGGCGCACTCGGGGTGAGCAGTTGGGCCTGGGCGTGGATACCCGTGCACACCGATTCCGGGCTCAACCCGCTGAACTGGCCGCCGGCGTTCTTCTCGTGGTTTGCCGCGGGAATGCTGCTGGCCGAGTGGGCGCACAGCCCGATCGGGTGGCCGCACCGGCTGGCGCGCCGCCGGGTATTCATGGCCGTGGTGGCGGTGCTCGCCTACCTGGTCGCGGCGTCACCGCTGGCCGGTCCGGCGGGTTTGGTCCTGGGCAGCCCGACCCAGTTCGCGGTGAAGACCGCGATGGGCGCGCTGGTGGCGTGGGCGTTGGTCGCGCCCCTGGTGCTGGACCGGCCGACGACACCGCACCGGCTGCTCGGCAGTACCGCCATGGTCACGCTGGGGCGGTGGTCCTACGGCTTGTTCATCTGGCATCTGGCCGCCCTGGACATGGTGTTCCCGGTGCTCGGCGTCTTCCCGTTCACCGGCCACCTGCCGGCGGTGCTGGCGCTGACGCTGATCTTCGGTTTCGCCATCGCCGCGGTGAGTTACGCCCTGGTCGAGTCGCCCTGCCGGGAAGCGTTGCGCCGGTGGGAGAAAAGCGCCAAGCACATCGAGCCGCAGGACGTCGACCGGGAAGCGGACGCGATCGCGCCGTAG
- a CDS encoding DUF3068 domain-containing protein, which produces MNRAVMLRMAALGTIGLGAALLMAALLLSTYTSSRIAKIPLDIDATLIRQGTGSALDSASLSGDHVVVNQNVPLVSQQQVTVESPANADVVTLQVGTSVRRTDKQKDTGLLLAIVDTVTLNRKTAMAVSDDTHTGGAVQKPRGLNDESPPTAIPLRHEGLAYRFPFHTEKKSYPYFDPIAQKAFDANYDSQEDVNGLTTYRFTQNVGYGSDGKLVAPIKYPSLYAGDEDGKITTTAAMWGVPGEPGEQITMNRYYAAQRTFWVDPVTGTIVKETERAYHYYAREAMKPEVTLADYKVTSTEETVESQVNTARDERDRLALWSRVLPITFTAVGLIALVGGGLLASFSLRTESALTEPGLDRDDTDYFRRAGLAEPVPGAEAETEKLPTQRPELPADPATPTAESPPPPSASTEPPPESGPPEPPPAERT; this is translated from the coding sequence GTGAACCGAGCAGTCATGTTGCGGATGGCCGCATTAGGGACGATCGGGCTCGGAGCCGCTCTGCTGATGGCCGCGCTGCTGCTGTCCACCTACACGAGTAGCAGGATCGCCAAGATTCCGCTGGATATCGATGCCACGCTGATCAGGCAGGGCACCGGATCGGCGCTCGACTCGGCATCTTTGTCCGGTGACCACGTCGTGGTCAACCAGAACGTGCCACTGGTGTCCCAACAGCAGGTCACCGTCGAATCGCCGGCCAACGCCGATGTGGTCACCCTGCAGGTCGGCACCTCGGTGCGGCGTACCGACAAGCAGAAGGACACCGGTCTGCTGCTGGCGATCGTCGACACCGTCACCCTCAACCGCAAGACGGCGATGGCCGTCTCCGACGACACCCACACCGGCGGCGCGGTCCAGAAGCCCCGCGGTCTCAACGACGAAAGCCCGCCGACCGCCATCCCGCTGCGCCACGAAGGGCTGGCCTACCGCTTCCCGTTTCACACCGAGAAGAAGTCCTACCCCTATTTCGATCCGATCGCGCAGAAGGCGTTCGACGCCAATTACGACAGCCAAGAGGACGTCAACGGCTTAACCACCTACCGCTTCACGCAGAACGTGGGCTATGGCTCCGACGGGAAGTTGGTCGCGCCGATCAAGTACCCGTCGCTGTACGCCGGCGACGAGGACGGCAAGATCACCACAACCGCAGCGATGTGGGGTGTTCCCGGCGAACCGGGCGAGCAGATCACGATGAACCGCTACTACGCCGCGCAGCGAACCTTCTGGGTGGACCCGGTGACCGGCACCATCGTCAAGGAAACCGAACGCGCCTACCACTACTACGCCCGCGAGGCGATGAAGCCCGAGGTGACGCTGGCCGACTACAAGGTCACGTCCACCGAAGAGACCGTCGAATCCCAGGTCAACACCGCACGCGACGAGCGCGACCGGCTGGCGCTGTGGTCGCGGGTGTTGCCGATCACCTTCACTGCCGTCGGCTTGATCGCGCTGGTCGGTGGTGGCCTGCTCGCGTCCTTCAGCCTGCGCACCGAAAGCGCCCTGACCGAGCCCGGCCTCGACCGCGACGACACCGACTACTTCCGGCGCGCCGGGCTGGCGGAACCTGTGCCCGGAGCCGAGGCCGAGACCGAGAAACTGCCTACCCAGCGTCCCGAATTGCCAGCCGACCCGGCCACCCCCACGGCGGAGTCGCCCCCGCCCCCGTCGGCCTCGACCGAGCCGCCACCGGAATCCGGACCGCCTGAGCCTCCCCCCGCGGAACGGACTTAA